A genomic segment from Bacteroidota bacterium encodes:
- a CDS encoding metal-dependent hydrolase, translated as MDSFIQYHLHLSFHFDHNFILPVGKYFSRSWYSLVVFFFIATVSHGVLDAITNGGLGVAFFSPFDNNRYFFPWRPVQVSPVNVHSFFSEWGIRVLKSEFVYIWIPSIMLMVISKSVAKK; from the coding sequence GTGGATTCATTCATTCAATACCATTTGCACTTATCCTTTCACTTCGATCACAACTTTATTCTTCCGGTCGGAAAATATTTTTCAAGATCGTGGTACAGCTTGGTTGTCTTCTTTTTTATTGCAACCGTTTCACATGGAGTTTTAGATGCAATTACTAACGGCGGACTGGGAGTTGCTTTCTTTTCTCCATTTGATAATAACAGATATTTCTTTCCATGGCGTCCTGTACAGGTTTCACCTGTAAACGTCCATAGCTTTTTTAGTGAATGGGGAATCAGAGTATTGAAAAGTGAGTTTGTTTATATCTGGATTCCATCGATCATGCTCATGGTTATTTCGAAATCAGTTGCAAAAAAATAA
- a CDS encoding DUF4270 domain-containing protein, with product MNQKFPDASPSKGNLVNNNLQNLTNSNKKTSSTLWWRKSFLIIQPILVGILLFSGCKDPDELGLNVLPPGDQLQTEFSDTSTLITTILLEDSLQTDELSLQLLGCINDPTFGIANASIYTQVNLAGTPAFGTNPIADSLVLVLGYNSIYGDSSEAQSVNVYHLTSDMSIDSTYYSYSTFAYDPTSVGSTTYLPSLKNVVLDSDTATKLAPHLRIKLDNSLADLILSQNGLSTLNSNAEWLAFFKGLKIEAGSSVTSGKGAVSALNFFNSTMTLYFHNDTVPKKYNFSLVNARVNNFTHNLAGSVVEPYVNTGTTDSLCFVQGMAGVKTKISMPHLKHFNDLGSIVVNKAELYITAQSNVPALYPVPSRLFLTTKSDAGSILFPIDYYESSGYFGGDYNTSTNAYVFNIARQVQGILDGTYSSTDFYLVVASAGVVPNRVVIGSSTNADYKLKLSVYYTKIN from the coding sequence ATGAATCAAAAATTTCCGGATGCCTCCCCATCTAAAGGAAATCTTGTAAACAACAATTTACAGAACCTTACGAATTCAAATAAAAAGACTTCCTCTACCCTTTGGTGGAGGAAATCTTTTTTAATAATTCAACCTATATTGGTTGGAATACTCCTTTTTTCAGGATGTAAAGATCCTGATGAACTGGGTTTGAATGTGCTTCCACCCGGAGACCAGTTACAAACTGAGTTTTCGGATACAAGTACGTTGATCACAACTATTCTTCTTGAAGACTCCCTGCAGACTGACGAACTTTCGCTGCAATTACTGGGATGCATCAACGACCCGACATTTGGAATTGCAAATGCTTCGATCTATACTCAGGTTAATCTTGCCGGTACTCCTGCATTTGGTACAAATCCGATTGCAGATTCACTGGTACTTGTTCTTGGCTACAATAGCATCTATGGCGATTCATCAGAGGCTCAATCGGTAAATGTTTATCATCTTACCTCAGACATGAGCATTGACAGTACTTATTACTCTTACTCGACCTTTGCATATGATCCGACATCAGTTGGTAGCACTACTTACCTTCCTTCATTGAAGAATGTAGTTCTCGATTCAGATACAGCAACTAAACTGGCACCTCATCTCAGAATAAAATTAGATAATTCGTTGGCCGATCTTATTCTATCACAAAACGGATTAAGTACATTGAACAGTAATGCTGAATGGCTTGCTTTTTTCAAAGGATTAAAAATCGAAGCAGGATCATCAGTAACTTCCGGTAAAGGAGCAGTTTCAGCGTTGAACTTCTTCAATTCCACCATGACACTTTATTTCCATAATGACACTGTACCTAAAAAATACAATTTCTCCCTTGTTAATGCACGGGTAAATAATTTCACACATAACCTTGCCGGATCAGTTGTCGAACCTTACGTAAATACAGGCACAACAGATTCTCTTTGTTTTGTACAAGGAATGGCAGGAGTTAAGACTAAGATTTCAATGCCTCATTTGAAACATTTTAACGACTTAGGCAGTATTGTAGTAAATAAAGCAGAGTTATATATCACTGCTCAAAGTAATGTACCGGCATTATATCCTGTTCCGTCACGTTTATTCCTGACAACAAAATCTGACGCCGGATCAATCTTGTTTCCAATCGACTATTACGAATCGAGCGGATACTTTGGGGGAGATTATAATACGTCTACGAACGCTTACGTATTCAATATCGCACGACAAGTTCAGGGTATCCTGGATGGAACATATAGCAGCACTGATTTTTATCTCGTTGTTGCCAGTGCAGGTGTCGTTCCTAACAGAGTCGTAATTGGAAGTAGTACGAATGCTGATTACAAATTGAAGTTATCTGTTTACTACACCAAAATAAATTAA
- a CDS encoding lipid A deacylase LpxR family protein, with amino-acid sequence MQNPIHRLLILFIIFSHGVNGQNIDNVTSLREIGSDKGVRFYYDNDFFTAQDYYYTQGINLEFQSPGLKNNPLNFLLVKGSSLQRVYGLSIEHNVFTPSSIRHDEILYGDHPFSAFLLFKSYVRSYDSKSGSVVSSSISLGFIGPAAFGKEMQTSIHTWLENLLPLGWDHQIRNDFLLNYQLNYERMIIKVPGKFHFAGVGTVNAGTLRDDVAAGVQIKSGKFYETSDKKSTIFLFGKSTLNCNFYNSTLSGGIFNKKSEYVLSSEEINLFKVQHTLGINIKIRKVVLEYFQSYVSKEFISGLSHRFGGISIGYCF; translated from the coding sequence ATGCAAAATCCAATCCATCGATTGTTAATTCTATTCATCATCTTTTCTCATGGTGTAAACGGACAAAATATCGATAATGTGACCTCACTTCGTGAAATTGGATCTGATAAAGGGGTGAGGTTTTATTACGACAACGACTTTTTTACGGCCCAGGATTATTATTACACACAAGGTATTAACCTCGAATTTCAATCACCCGGATTAAAGAATAATCCTTTGAATTTTCTACTGGTAAAAGGTTCATCCTTGCAAAGGGTATATGGTTTATCGATAGAGCATAATGTTTTTACGCCTTCTTCCATTCGTCATGATGAGATACTTTATGGCGATCATCCGTTCTCTGCATTTTTGCTTTTTAAATCTTACGTAAGATCCTACGATTCCAAATCCGGAAGTGTAGTGAGTTCATCCATTTCTTTGGGTTTTATTGGTCCGGCGGCATTTGGCAAAGAGATGCAGACTTCTATACATACGTGGCTGGAGAATCTTTTACCTTTAGGTTGGGATCATCAGATTAGGAATGATTTTCTTTTGAACTACCAGTTGAATTATGAAAGAATGATCATTAAGGTTCCGGGAAAATTTCACTTTGCAGGAGTTGGGACTGTTAATGCAGGTACATTGCGTGATGATGTTGCAGCCGGTGTGCAAATTAAATCAGGAAAGTTCTATGAAACTTCTGATAAAAAATCCACTATATTTTTGTTTGGAAAAAGCACTCTAAATTGTAATTTTTACAATTCAACTTTGAGCGGTGGAATTTTCAATAAAAAAAGCGAATATGTACTTTCTTCAGAAGAGATAAATTTATTTAAAGTGCAACATACCCTGGGAATTAATATCAAGATCAGAAAAGTGGTTCTGGAATATTTTCAGTCTTATGTTTCGAAGGAGTTCATATCAGGATTAAGTCACAGGTTTGGGGGAATATCGATTGGCTATTGTTTCTGA
- a CDS encoding glycogen/starch synthase, with amino-acid sequence MKKAKVLFISQEITPFLELTEISKIARFLPQGIQEKGKEIRTFMPRFGLINERRNQLHEVIRLSGMNLIIDDSDHPLIIKVASIQSARMQVYFIDNDEYFQRKSIFRDAKKKFHKDNEDRMVFFCRGVLETVKKLGWAPDVIHCHGWMTSLIPFFVKTGYKDDPMFKNSRVVYSSYYQDLDDTMSPNLIKKLKMDGVTAEDSKLYKEPSMVNVNLAAMKLCDGIIKGCDGKNAVLDTYLKKAGKPVLDYQNFEDESAFVAACSDFYDELLEQEPVLAE; translated from the coding sequence ATGAAGAAAGCGAAAGTTTTATTTATTTCACAGGAAATTACACCGTTCCTTGAGTTGACTGAAATTTCGAAAATTGCCCGATTCCTTCCCCAAGGAATTCAGGAAAAAGGAAAAGAGATCAGAACATTCATGCCACGCTTTGGACTGATCAATGAAAGAAGAAATCAGTTACATGAAGTAATTCGTCTTTCAGGAATGAATCTTATCATCGACGATTCAGATCATCCATTAATTATCAAAGTTGCTTCTATCCAGAGTGCGCGGATGCAGGTTTACTTTATCGATAATGACGAGTATTTCCAACGAAAATCAATCTTCCGCGATGCGAAGAAAAAATTCCACAAAGACAATGAAGACCGTATGGTATTCTTCTGTCGTGGAGTATTAGAAACCGTTAAAAAACTGGGCTGGGCTCCCGATGTTATCCACTGTCATGGCTGGATGACCTCTCTGATCCCTTTCTTTGTTAAAACCGGTTACAAAGACGATCCGATGTTTAAGAACAGTCGTGTTGTTTACTCTTCTTACTATCAGGATCTGGACGATACAATGAGTCCAAACCTTATCAAGAAGTTGAAAATGGACGGCGTAACTGCTGAAGATTCGAAACTTTACAAAGAACCTTCTATGGTAAATGTAAATCTTGCAGCTATGAAGTTGTGTGATGGAATTATCAAAGGTTGTGATGGTAAAAACGCAGTATTAGATACATATCTGAAAAAAGCCGGTAAGCCTGTATTGGATTATCAGAATTTTGAAGATGAAAGCGCTTTCGTAGCGGCCTGCTCTGATTTTTATGATGAACTTTTAGAACAAGAACCTGTTCTTGCTGAATAA
- a CDS encoding IS110 family transposase, translating to MNTIPGIGKIVSIALLCEIGDVNRFKRVDEFCSYMGLVPNIYQSGDKLRVRGLTKRCQSVLRSYIIEAAWTAVRKDPELIEYYKRHVGKKVTGKIIVKVARKLLVRIYYTLKFKRPYIINYNQINPK from the coding sequence TTGAACACTATTCCCGGCATAGGCAAGATTGTTTCTATCGCTTTACTATGCGAAATAGGAGATGTCAATAGATTTAAGAGAGTAGATGAATTCTGTAGTTACATGGGATTAGTACCCAACATATATCAATCAGGAGACAAATTAAGAGTACGAGGACTAACCAAACGATGTCAATCAGTTCTACGTTCGTATATAATTGAAGCTGCCTGGACTGCAGTTAGAAAAGATCCCGAATTAATTGAGTATTACAAAAGACATGTTGGAAAAAAAGTAACAGGGAAAATAATAGTAAAGGTTGCAAGAAAATTATTGGTAAGAATCTATTATACATTAAAATTTAAGCGACCATATATTATAAATTACAATCAGATCAATCCAAAATAA
- a CDS encoding DUF937 domain-containing protein: MFENLLNLVKEHAGSAIVDNPAIPNQHNDAAIKEATTGIMDQLKSTVASGGISQLTSMFSGGNTANNPMIQNISASVAKNLASKFGISPEQANSIVQSLIPKVMGAFVSKTNDPNDKSFDLKDIVGSLSGGKGVDDLMGGLKKMF; this comes from the coding sequence ATGTTCGAAAATCTCCTCAACCTCGTAAAAGAACACGCCGGCTCTGCAATCGTAGACAATCCTGCAATTCCCAATCAGCACAATGATGCTGCAATAAAAGAAGCTACCACAGGAATAATGGACCAATTGAAGTCGACCGTTGCCAGTGGTGGAATAAGTCAACTTACATCTATGTTCAGCGGAGGAAATACAGCAAACAATCCAATGATACAAAACATCAGTGCAAGCGTTGCAAAAAATCTTGCATCGAAATTTGGCATCAGTCCTGAACAGGCAAATAGCATCGTACAATCTCTAATTCCAAAAGTAATGGGCGCCTTCGTTTCAAAAACAAACGATCCCAATGATAAAAGTTTTGATTTGAAAGATATCGTTGGTTCTCTTTCAGGCGGAAAAGGTGTTGATGATCTGATGGGTGGATTGAAGAAGATGTTTTAA
- a CDS encoding pantoate--beta-alanine ligase: protein MLIYTKTQEIVRFIAKQRESGLKLGFVPTMGALHAGHISLVEKAKRENDLVIVSIFVNPTQFNNPEDLKNYPRTPEDDHRKLKAAGADLLFEPSVDEIYTHGLQEGKEIDLGKLEHVLEGAHRPGHFKGVVQVVSRLFEIVQPQKAYFGEKDYQQLAVIRKMTGALHYPIEIIGCETMREESGLAMSSRNLRLSPEERETATQIYKAMKYVRDNHKKLGASVALKNAIDTINSHPPLKVEYLEIADASDLQPISENDDSKKARIFAAVFCGNVRLIDNMEI from the coding sequence ATGCTGATCTATACCAAAACTCAGGAAATCGTTCGTTTTATTGCAAAACAACGTGAAAGTGGACTTAAGCTGGGTTTTGTTCCTACAATGGGGGCGCTTCATGCCGGACATATTTCTTTGGTAGAAAAGGCCAAACGGGAAAACGATCTGGTAATTGTGAGCATTTTTGTTAATCCAACACAATTCAATAATCCTGAAGATCTGAAGAATTACCCAAGAACACCTGAAGATGATCACAGAAAATTAAAGGCTGCAGGTGCTGACTTATTATTTGAGCCTTCCGTTGACGAAATTTATACTCACGGTTTGCAGGAAGGTAAAGAGATCGACCTGGGAAAGCTGGAGCATGTACTGGAAGGTGCTCACCGTCCCGGTCATTTCAAAGGAGTGGTACAGGTGGTTTCAAGATTGTTTGAAATCGTTCAGCCGCAAAAAGCCTATTTCGGAGAAAAGGATTATCAGCAGCTGGCAGTGATCAGGAAAATGACAGGCGCACTTCATTACCCAATCGAAATTATCGGTTGTGAAACAATGCGTGAAGAAAGTGGTCTGGCAATGAGTTCGCGAAATTTAAGATTGTCTCCTGAAGAAAGAGAAACAGCAACGCAGATCTACAAAGCGATGAAGTATGTCCGCGATAACCATAAGAAGTTAGGTGCAAGTGTAGCATTGAAAAATGCAATCGATACAATCAATTCGCACCCGCCACTGAAAGTAGAATATCTCGAGATCGCAGATGCAAGTGACCTGCAACCGATTTCAGAAAATGATGATTCAAAAAAAGCCAGGATCTTCGCTGCTGTTTTTTGTGGAAATGTTCGATTGATAGACAATATGGAAATTTAA
- a CDS encoding transposase — MKTNVEMFSEKVNQLYVGLDVHKNQWSVCMRTEEFEHKTFTQPPNPEILYDYIQKNFSSYQVICAYEAGFCGYWISEQLKSYGFECLVLNAVDIPGSDKDIQRKTDRVDCRKIAHELSKGEVQGIFQPDRAQQGFRNLFRQRNKLVKQLRL, encoded by the coding sequence ATGAAAACAAATGTAGAAATGTTCTCTGAGAAAGTCAATCAATTGTATGTTGGATTAGATGTACACAAAAATCAATGGTCAGTTTGTATGCGGACGGAGGAATTTGAACACAAAACCTTTACTCAGCCACCAAATCCTGAGATTTTGTACGATTACATCCAAAAGAATTTTTCAAGTTATCAAGTTATATGTGCTTACGAAGCCGGTTTCTGCGGTTACTGGATCAGTGAACAGTTAAAATCGTATGGTTTTGAATGCTTGGTATTAAATGCAGTTGATATTCCCGGAAGCGATAAAGACATCCAAAGAAAAACCGATCGTGTTGATTGCAGGAAAATAGCCCATGAATTAAGCAAAGGTGAAGTACAGGGAATCTTTCAACCAGACAGAGCACAACAAGGATTTCGAAACTTGTTTCGTCAGCGAAATAAATTAGTAAAACAATTGAGGTTGTAA